Proteins from a single region of Dehalococcoidales bacterium:
- a CDS encoding uroporphyrinogen decarboxylase family protein: MPETKWTNLTPQQKREQRFKWWLDAEGVNFIDANAQKAYKQRVQRLIDVYNVGEPDRVPVSLMIGALPAYLYGTDYHTCMYDYDKAVKAWDKFNQDFLDADSLSSPGTVIPGRVYDLLDYKLYKWPGHGLSTSATGIQFVEGEYMRADEYDALIGNPSDFWQRVYMPRVFGAFESWRNLTPLTSIIEAPAMNFTPYSMPEVQNSLKTLINVGNELLKYMQVTGEFGRRTLEAGYPAARGGFAKAPFDVIGDTLRGTQGIISDMFRRPDKLLEAIDVVTRLMIESVINSLNASKGLYAMFPLHKGADGWMSEKQFDKFYWPSLKKVINAFIDEGILVTLFAEGSYETRLQSVNEFPKGAVTWLFDRTDMAKAKTVLGDRCCIAGNVPTSLMATGTPKAVKEYCRKLIETCGKGGGYILSGGAQVDNGKPENVRAMLEAAREYGVYKK, from the coding sequence ATGCCGGAGACTAAATGGACGAATTTGACACCGCAGCAGAAGCGGGAACAGAGGTTTAAATGGTGGCTCGACGCCGAAGGGGTGAACTTTATCGACGCCAATGCCCAGAAAGCTTACAAACAGCGGGTGCAGCGGCTGATAGACGTATATAACGTGGGCGAGCCGGACCGGGTGCCGGTATCCCTGATGATCGGGGCGCTGCCGGCCTACCTCTACGGCACCGACTACCATACCTGCATGTACGACTATGACAAGGCGGTCAAGGCCTGGGACAAGTTCAACCAGGACTTTCTGGACGCGGACTCGCTGTCCAGTCCGGGCACGGTGATTCCGGGCAGGGTCTATGACCTGCTGGACTACAAGCTGTACAAGTGGCCCGGGCACGGGCTGTCGACCAGCGCCACCGGCATCCAGTTCGTGGAGGGGGAATACATGCGGGCGGACGAATATGACGCCCTGATAGGCAACCCCTCCGATTTCTGGCAGCGGGTCTATATGCCGCGCGTCTTCGGCGCCTTCGAGTCCTGGCGGAATCTGACGCCTTTGACCAGCATCATCGAGGCCCCGGCGATGAACTTCACTCCCTATTCCATGCCGGAGGTGCAGAACTCGCTGAAAACGCTGATTAACGTGGGCAACGAGCTGCTGAAATACATGCAGGTCACCGGGGAGTTCGGGCGGCGCACACTGGAAGCCGGCTATCCGGCGGCGCGGGGCGGGTTCGCCAAAGCGCCTTTCGACGTTATCGGCGACACTTTAAGGGGCACGCAGGGCATCATCAGCGATATGTTCCGCCGGCCGGACAAGCTACTGGAAGCCATAGACGTGGTCACCCGTCTGATGATAGAGTCCGTTATCAACTCCCTCAACGCCTCCAAGGGGCTTTACGCCATGTTCCCCCTGCACAAGGGCGCGGACGGCTGGATGTCGGAAAAACAGTTCGATAAATTCTACTGGCCTTCCCTGAAAAAGGTCATCAACGCCTTCATCGACGAGGGTATCCTGGTGACGCTCTTCGCCGAGGGCAGCTACGAGACGCGACTGCAAAGCGTTAACGAGTTCCCCAAGGGCGCGGTTACCTGGCTGTTCGACCGCACGGACATGGCCAAAGCCAAGACGGTGCTGGGGGACCGGTGCTGCATCGCCGGGAACGTGCCCACCTCCCTGATGGCCACGGGCACGCCCAAGGCGGTCAAGGAGTACTGCCGCAAGCTCATCGAAACCTGCGGTAAGGGGGGAGGCTATATCCTGTCCGGGGGCGCCCAGGTGGATAACGGCAAGCCGGAAAACGTCCGCGCCATGCTGGAAGCCGCCCGGGAGTACGGCGTCTACAAAAAATAA
- a CDS encoding thiamine pyrophosphate-dependent enzyme has protein sequence MTEEYGNIKTLIDVMNENGVDFVFFNPGIDNVPVLETLAACQAQGKKAPRGILCLDEFVAMTAAHGSYMATGKPQAVSVHSELGILQIGGALHNAQWGKVPLVFFTESLGPPERTNWRGEPFDQGMMVRNFVKWDHYLGADEDPGEVFREAFRIAAAEPCGPVYLSLPRETLWSKSAATAGKKVKYATGAPPQADAATLNKIAALLVKAENPLIVAGYTGRHTESVACLVELAETLAARVMTADTRVNFPNTHPLAAYQPAEGFGTPVLATADVILAIDYDMHYAAPPVSPAPAAKIIHLDIDTAKKGLPLWGRKPDILLKADSRQAIPALTAAVKEQLTAARRAQLQKRYRTLAAEHRKLDGDWQSLAQSHAARTPVSAHWLSRCIDEVLDEDTIIVNQTISPANIVAHLVHRSRPGTLLSCAGGCIGWAPGAALGVKLAAPEKTVISLMGDGAFIYGCPEATLWSASLYQAPFLAVIYDNRGYGAIKGLFREKYDVTNMGADIARPPDYTLIARANNAYGRMVDDPADLPKALKDCLATVRGGQAAVLDVRIDPV, from the coding sequence ATGACGGAAGAATACGGCAATATCAAAACGCTGATAGACGTGATGAATGAGAACGGCGTGGACTTCGTGTTCTTCAACCCGGGCATCGATAATGTGCCGGTGCTGGAAACGCTGGCCGCCTGCCAGGCCCAGGGCAAAAAAGCGCCCCGGGGCATCCTCTGCCTGGATGAGTTCGTCGCCATGACCGCCGCGCACGGCAGCTACATGGCCACCGGCAAGCCGCAGGCGGTATCGGTGCACTCGGAGCTGGGCATCCTGCAAATCGGCGGGGCGCTGCATAACGCCCAGTGGGGCAAGGTGCCGCTGGTTTTTTTCACCGAAAGCCTGGGCCCGCCCGAACGCACCAACTGGCGCGGCGAGCCTTTCGACCAGGGCATGATGGTGCGCAACTTCGTGAAATGGGACCATTACCTGGGGGCGGATGAAGACCCCGGGGAGGTCTTCCGGGAGGCTTTCCGGATAGCCGCCGCCGAGCCCTGCGGCCCGGTGTACCTTTCCCTGCCGCGGGAAACGCTGTGGAGCAAAAGCGCCGCTACCGCGGGCAAAAAGGTGAAATACGCCACGGGAGCGCCGCCACAAGCCGATGCCGCCACATTAAACAAAATCGCGGCCCTGCTGGTCAAAGCGGAAAACCCGCTGATAGTAGCCGGCTATACGGGCCGCCATACCGAGTCCGTGGCCTGCCTGGTAGAGCTGGCGGAAACGCTGGCGGCGCGGGTGATGACGGCGGACACCAGGGTGAATTTCCCCAATACCCACCCCCTGGCGGCCTATCAGCCCGCCGAGGGCTTCGGGACTCCCGTGCTGGCTACCGCCGACGTTATCCTGGCTATCGACTATGACATGCATTACGCCGCGCCGCCGGTATCCCCGGCCCCGGCCGCGAAAATAATACACCTGGATATAGATACCGCCAAAAAGGGCTTGCCGCTCTGGGGCAGGAAACCGGATATCCTGCTTAAAGCGGACTCCCGGCAGGCGATACCGGCGCTGACAGCCGCCGTCAAAGAACAGCTTACCGCGGCCCGGCGCGCCCAGCTGCAAAAACGCTACCGGACACTGGCGGCGGAGCACCGGAAACTGGATGGCGACTGGCAGTCCCTGGCGCAAAGCCACGCGGCACGCACGCCCGTTTCCGCCCACTGGCTGAGCCGCTGCATCGATGAAGTACTCGACGAAGACACGATAATCGTGAACCAGACCATTTCCCCGGCCAACATCGTGGCGCATCTGGTCCACCGGAGCCGGCCGGGCACGCTGCTCTCCTGCGCGGGGGGCTGTATCGGCTGGGCGCCGGGGGCGGCGCTGGGGGTAAAGCTGGCGGCGCCGGAGAAAACGGTCATCAGCCTGATGGGCGACGGCGCTTTCATCTACGGCTGCCCGGAGGCAACTCTATGGTCGGCCAGTCTCTACCAGGCCCCGTTTTTAGCCGTCATCTATGACAACCGCGGCTACGGCGCCATCAAGGGGCTTTTCCGGGAGAAGTACGACGTTACCAACATGGGGGCGGACATCGCCAGGCCGCCGGACTATACCCTGATTGCCCGCGCCAATAACGCTTACGGGCGCATGGTGGATGACCCCGCCGACCTCCCTAAAGCGTTAAAGGACTGCCTGGCGACGGTGCGCGGCGGACAGGCCGCCGTGCTGGATGTGCGCATCGACCCGGTTTAG